A stretch of Armatimonadota bacterium DNA encodes these proteins:
- the carB gene encoding carbamoyl-phosphate synthase large subunit: MPRDPELKKVMVIGSGPIVIGQAAEFDYAGTQACRAAREEGLAVVLVNSNPATIMTDTNIADRVYIEPLTVEAATAIIARERPQGLLPTLGGQTGLNLATQLAKQGVTDRYGVRLLGTPLEAIERAEDRDQFKATMEAIGEPVPEGRIVTSVERAQEFARAIGFPVIVRPAYTLGGTGGGIAQGRRELAEICGRGLRMSMIGQLLIERCVLGWKEIEFEVMRDGADNCITVCSMENLDPMGVHTGDSIVVAPALTLTDPEYQMLRTAAIKIIRALGIEGGCNVQFALDPHSFRYYVIEVNPRVSRSSALASKATGYPIARVATKIAVGLRLDEIPNAITSQTTACFEPAIDYVVVKVPRWPFDKFAAGDRTVGTQMKATGEVMAIDRTFAAALNKALRSLEIGVHGLRLRGINCWSDTQLEDLLRHPTDERIFAVGEAFRRGRSVAEIHGLSAIDPWFLHQLRSLVGMEEMIADAGREGLSDDLLCAAKRMGFADRAIAELVGLAEDDLRARRRALGLHPTYKMVDTCAAEFEAATPYYYSTYERETETAITHPRRVIVIGSGPIRIGQGIEFDYCSVHSVWALAEEG, from the coding sequence ATGCCCAGGGACCCTGAGCTGAAGAAGGTGATGGTGATCGGGTCGGGGCCGATCGTGATCGGCCAGGCGGCGGAGTTCGACTACGCCGGCACCCAAGCGTGTCGGGCGGCGCGCGAGGAGGGGCTGGCGGTGGTGCTGGTCAACAGCAACCCCGCCACCATCATGACCGACACCAACATCGCCGACCGCGTCTATATCGAGCCGCTGACGGTGGAGGCGGCGACGGCGATCATCGCGCGCGAGCGCCCGCAGGGCTTGCTCCCGACCCTGGGCGGGCAGACCGGCCTCAACCTTGCCACCCAGCTCGCCAAGCAGGGCGTCACCGATCGCTACGGCGTGCGCCTGCTGGGGACGCCGCTGGAGGCCATCGAGCGCGCCGAGGACCGCGACCAATTCAAGGCGACGATGGAGGCCATCGGCGAGCCGGTGCCGGAGGGCCGCATCGTCACCTCGGTCGAGCGCGCGCAGGAGTTCGCGCGCGCCATCGGCTTCCCGGTGATCGTGCGCCCCGCCTACACCCTGGGCGGCACCGGCGGCGGCATCGCGCAGGGCCGCCGCGAGTTGGCCGAGATCTGCGGCCGCGGCCTGCGCATGAGCATGATCGGCCAGCTTCTGATCGAGCGCTGCGTGCTGGGGTGGAAGGAGATCGAGTTCGAGGTCATGCGCGACGGCGCCGACAACTGCATCACCGTGTGCAGCATGGAGAACCTCGATCCCATGGGCGTGCACACCGGCGATTCCATCGTCGTCGCCCCCGCGCTGACCCTGACCGACCCCGAGTACCAGATGCTGCGCACCGCCGCCATCAAGATCATCCGCGCGCTGGGCATCGAGGGCGGGTGCAACGTCCAGTTCGCGCTGGATCCACACAGCTTCCGCTACTACGTGATCGAGGTCAATCCGCGGGTCAGCCGCTCCAGCGCCCTCGCCTCCAAGGCCACCGGCTACCCCATCGCGCGCGTCGCCACCAAGATCGCGGTCGGCCTGCGCCTGGACGAGATCCCCAATGCCATCACGAGCCAGACCACCGCCTGCTTCGAGCCGGCGATTGACTACGTGGTGGTCAAGGTGCCGCGCTGGCCGTTCGACAAGTTCGCCGCCGGCGACCGCACCGTCGGCACCCAGATGAAGGCCACGGGCGAGGTCATGGCGATTGACCGCACCTTCGCGGCCGCGCTCAACAAGGCCCTGCGCTCGCTCGAGATCGGCGTCCACGGCCTGCGCCTGCGCGGCATCAACTGCTGGAGCGATACCCAGCTCGAGGACCTCCTGCGCCATCCCACCGACGAGCGCATCTTCGCCGTGGGCGAGGCCTTCCGCCGCGGTCGTTCGGTGGCCGAGATCCACGGTCTGTCCGCGATTGACCCCTGGTTCCTGCACCAACTGCGCAGCCTGGTGGGCATGGAGGAGATGATCGCCGACGCCGGCCGCGAGGGCCTGAGCGACGACCTGCTGTGCGCGGCCAAGCGCATGGGCTTCGCCGACCGCGCCATCGCCGAATTAGTGGGCCTGGCCGAGGACGACCTGCGCGCGCGCCGGCGTGCCCTGGGCCTCCACCCTACTTACAAGATGGTGGACACCTGCGCCGCCGAGTTCGAGGCCGCCACCCCCTACTACTACTCGACCTATGAGCGCGAGACCGAGACCGCCATCACCCATCCCCGGCGCGTCATCGTCATCGGCTCCGGCCCCATCCGCATCGGCCAGGGCATCGAGTTCGATTATTGCAGCGTGCACTCGGTGTGGGCGCTGGCGGAGGAAGGTTA